Proteins encoded together in one Triticum dicoccoides isolate Atlit2015 ecotype Zavitan chromosome 7B, WEW_v2.0, whole genome shotgun sequence window:
- the LOC119337745 gene encoding galactose mutarotase-like: protein MEQLLGAQQHSHSSLSPRSPTRPHLQHAASNRFRDHHHHSQQQPHAGLKILRVTPPFFLLLLAAVYLLASVTILSAPAPLPRASKKPDRLVIPTPAPVPPSRPPSPELLELDNGRIRARISNVGAAVTSLLVPDKNGVLADVVLGFDSLDPYLNGTSPYFGCIVGRVANRIKDGKFTLNGVQYSLGINNPPNTLHGGFKGFDKVIWEVTEYNKGKTPSITLKYYSKDGEEGFPGDVSVMARYSLPSSMELKLEMEAAPLNKATPISLAQHTYWNLAGHDSGDVLAHSIQIRGSQITPVDQISIPTGEFMQVSGTPFDFLTEVEIGKKIGQVPGGYDHNYVLDDSREVKSGLRHVAKVTDPSSFRVLNIWGDAPGVQFYTGNFLAGIVGKGGAVYGKHAGLCLETQGFPNAVNQPNFPSVIVHPGEKYMHTMLFEFSTK from the exons ATGGAGCAGCTGCTGGGAGCTCAGCAGCACTCCCATTCTTCCCTGTCCCCGAGGTCCCCGACCCGGCCGCACCTCCAGCACGCCGCCTCCAACCGGTTCCGGGATCACCACCACCACTCGCAGCAGCAGCCCCACGCCGGGCTCAagatcctccgcgtcacccctcccttcttcctcctcctcctcgccgccgtctaCCTCCTCGCCTCCGTCACCATCCTCTCCGCGCCGGCGCCCTTGCCCCGCGCCTCCAAGAAGCCCGACAGGCTCGTCATACCCACGCCCGCGCCGGTGCCCCCCTCGCGGCCGCCTTCCCCGGAGTTGCTCGAGCTCGACAACGGCAGGATCCGGGCCAGAATCAGCAATGTCGGCGCCGCCGTCACGTCGCTGCTTGTCCCGGACAAGAACG GGGTTCTTGCGGATGTGGTGCTTGGATTCGACTCCCTGGATCCGTACCTG AATGGCACCTCGCCTtactttggctgcattgttgggcgAGTTGCAAATAGAATCAAGGATGGAAAGTTTACTTTAAATGGCGTGCAATATAGTTTGGGCATCAACAACCCACCTAACACTCTTCATG GAGGATTTAAAGGGTTTGATAAAGTCATATGGGAAGTCACTGAATATAACAAAGGGAAGACCCCATCAATCACCTTAAAATATTATAGTAAAGATGGAGAGGAAG GTTTCCCAGGTGATGTTTCTGTTATGGCCAGATATTCTCTTCCATCAAGCATGGAGTTGAAGCTAGAGATGGAGGCTGCACCTTTGAACAAGGCCACACCTATCAGTTTAGCACAGCACACCTACTGGAACCTGGCAGGCCACGACTCCGGAGATGTGCTTGCACATTCTATCCAGATACGGGGATCTCAGATAACTCCAGTAGATCAAATTTCAATACCCACAGGCGAGTTTATGCAAGTGAGTGGCACGCCATTTGATTTTCTGACTGAGGTTGAGATTGGCAAAAAAATTGGCCAAGTCCCTGGTGGTTATGATCACAACTATGTGCTTGATGATTCTCGCGAAGTGAAGTCAGGCTTGCGGCACGTGGCTAAGGTGACAGATCCGTCAAGCTTTAGGGTCCTAAACATTTGGGGGGATGCTCCTGGAGTGCAATTCTACACTGGTAATTTCCTTGCTGGCATTGTGGGGAAAGGAGGTGCAGTCTATGGGAAGCACGCAGGCCTCTGCCTTGAGACGCAAGGTTTCCCAAATGCGGTTAACCAACCTAATTTTCCATCAGTGATCGTTCATCCTGGTGAGAAGTATATGCATACAATGCTATTTGAGTTCTCCACC